One Drosophila kikkawai strain 14028-0561.14 chromosome 3L, DkikHiC1v2, whole genome shotgun sequence genomic window carries:
- the sff gene encoding serine/threonine-protein kinase BRSK2 isoform X1: MQKENNVTAENCQFVGPYRLEKTLGKGQTGLVKLGVHCVIGKKVAIKIINREKLSESVLMKVEREIAIMKLIDHPHVLGLSDVYENKKYLYLILEHVSGGELFDYLVKKGRLTPKEARKFFRQIISALDFCHSHSICHRDLKPENLLLDEKNNIKIADFGMASLQPAGSMLETSCGSPHYACPEVIRGEKYDGRKADVWSCGVILYALLVGALPFDDDNLRQLLEKVKRGVFHIPHFVPPDCQTLLRGMIEVNPDRRLTLAEINRHPWVTAGGKGELELELPMMEVVQTHVIPTATAVDPDVLNAICSLGCFKEKEKLIQELLSSSHNTEKVIYFLLLERKRRRPALEDDDEIAQKSRSELDAVDPPRKRLDTCRINGTNAPSYGQISEGSPLTPRRQAFNFRSYSSTRNHQRRSPTTVSSSVRSSSYHSPTRCNSPMSSAQQQANAISRPSSPAAGTRHSTYGDRDRSGHHSSVSRTPSHSSQKSIEGDVVVVREPRIERRDSLRQERSGGGGGVPGSPRDRGECGMPPGSPGGNSSGSQSASPSVHHRANSGPTIAIMFHDPESNSVVNPNGSPMMNNSSPGMPGSPCNTPGGQLWKTRLTNIKNSFLGSPRFHRRKMQVSADEVHLTPESSPELTKRSWFGNLITTEKDETFTILVKGKPIATVKAHLIHAFLSMAELSHSVVSPTSFRVEYKRNGNGPVMFQRHVKFQVDISAICKQGDIADMLFALTFTLLSGNIRRFRRICEHIQSQVCSKRFPGPSSPPTVTSVTQAVSESSSCGSVSSERLSYKRQVIESDMENDSIFSYKSGNGRRASTTNNNNANPVDIPGSPIAVRSNSETAEHERNRELQSERQATTMSGSAIA; the protein is encoded by the exons ATGCAGAAGGAGAACAATGTCACGGCGGAGAATTGCCAATTTGTGGGGCCCTATCGCCTGGAGAAAACTCTCGGCAAGGGTCAAACTG GTCTCGTCAAGTTGGGCGTGCATTGTGTGATTGGCAAAAAGGTTGCGATTAAAATAATCAATCGCGAGAAACTCAGCGAATCGGTGCTAATGAAG GTTGAACGTGAAATCGCCATAATGAAACTAATCGATCATCCCCACGTCCTTGGCCTGAGCGACGTGTACGAGAACAAGaagtatttgtatttaatattggAGCATGTATCCGGCGGCGAGCTCTTCGACTATCTAGTGAAGAAGGGTCGGCTCACGCCCAAGGAGGCGCGCAAGTTCTTCCGGCAAATCATCTCGGCGTTGGACTTTTGCCATTCGCACTCGATATG CCATCGGGACTTGAAGCCGGAGAATCTGCTGCTGGACGAGAAGAACAACATCAAGATTGCGGACTTTGGAATGGCCTCACTGCAGCCGGCCGGTAGCATGCTGGAGACATCCTGCGGCAGTCCCCACTACGCGTGTCCGGAGGTCATACGG GGCGAGAAGTACGATGGCCGCAAGGCGGATGTCTGGTCCTGCGGCGTAATCCTGTACGCCCTGCTGGTGGGTGCGTTGCCCTTCGACGATGACAACCTGCGCCAGCTGCTCGAGAAGGTCAAGCGCGGCGTCTTTCACATACCGCACTTCGTGCCGCCCGACTGCCAGACACTGCTCCGCGGCATGATCGAGGTGAATCCAGACCGGCGGCTAACG CTGGCCGAAATCAACCGACATCCCTGGGTCACGGCCGGTGGCAAAGgtgagctggagctggagctgccgATGATGGAGGTGGTGCAAACACATGTCATTCCCACAGCGACTGCGGTGGATCCGGATGTGCTCAACGCCATTTGCTCGCTGGGATGCTttaaggagaaggagaaacTCATCCAGGAGCTGCTTAGTTCAAG TCATAATACTGAAAAGGTTATATACTTCCTTTTGCTGGAGCGGAAGCGAAGAAGGCCGGCGCTGGAGGATGACGACGAGATTGCGCAGAAATCCCGCAGCGAACTGGACGCTGTGGATCCGCCGCGGAAGCGCCTGGACACCTGTCGCATCAATGGGACCAATGCACCCAGCTATGGACAGATCTCAGAGGGTTCACCGCTCACGCCCAGACGACAGGCCTTTAA CTTCCGCTCGTACAGCAGCACACGAAACCACCAACGGCGCTCGCCCACAACAGTGTCCTCGTCGGTGCGGAGCTCCTCATATCACAGTCCGACGCGCTGCAACTCCCCGATGAGCTCAGCCCAGCAGCAGGCGAATGCTATCTCTCGCCCATCCTCGCCGGCGGCGGGAACGCGACACTCCACGTACGGCGATCGCGATCGGAGCGGCCATCACTCGTCCGTCAGCAGGACGCCGTCGCATAGCTCCCAAAAGAGCATCGAGGGCGATGTAGTTGTGGTGCGGGAACCGCGAATCGAGCGACGTGATTCACTGCGTCAGGAGCGAagcggtggcggcggtggagtACCAGGATCGCCAAGGGATCGAGGAGAATGCGGCATGCCGCCAGGCAGTCCGGGCGGCAACTCAAGCGGATCCCAATCCGCCTCGCCGTCGGTGCACCATCGTGCCAACTCAGGTCCGACCATTGCCATTATGTTCCACGATCCAGAGTCGAATAGTG TTGTGAATCCCAATGGCTCGCCCATGATGAACAACAGCAGTCCGGGCATGCCCGGTTCACCTTGCAATACACCTGGCGGTCAGCTGTGGAAAACACGACTCACCAACATCAAGAACAGTTTCCTGGGTAGTCCGCGTTTCCATCGCAGAAAAATGCAGG TTTCTGCCGATGAGGTGCACTTAACGCCGGAGTCCTCCCCGGAGCTGACCAAGCGTTCCTGGTTTGGTAATCTCATAACAACCGAGAAGGATGAAACCTTTACGATTTtggtcaaggggaagcccattgCCACGGTCAAGGCGCATTTGATACACGCATTTTTATCC ATGGCTGAATTGTCGCATAGTGTGGTCTCGCCCACCTCGTTTCGGGTGGAGTACAAGAGGAATGGCAATGGACCCGTCATGTTCCAGCGCCATGTCAAATTCCAG GTTGACATCAGTGCCATTTGCAAACAGGGCGACATAGCAGATATGTTGTTTGCTTTGACATTTACGCTGCTATCAG GTAATATTCGGCGTTTCCGTCGCATTTGCGAGCACATCCAGTCACAGGTGTGCTCCAAGAGGTTCCCGGGTCCCAGCAGTCCGCCGACGGTCACCAGTGTCACTCAGGCCGTGTCCGAGAGCTCCTCCTGCGGATCAGTATCCAGCGAGAGGTTATCCTACAAGCGTCAGGTG ATTGAAAGCGACATGGAGAACGATTCCATATTCTCCTACAAGTCGGGCAACGGCCGCAGGGCATCGACCACGAACAATAATAATGCCAATCCCGTTGACATTCCCGGCAGTCCCATTGCAGTACGATCCAA CTCTGAGACCGCTGAACACGAACGCAACCGCGAACTGCAGAGTGAGCGTCAGGCGACAACGATGTCCGGTAGTGCAATCGCATGA
- the LOC108083740 gene encoding protein argonaute-2-like: MPHFSMSFNKVDLTGVSDSWQKVAGQKPKSKGQQHKGQENTGCGDQQKENNDGWQKVDGQQQKFGRQQQKTQENTGWGCRQGPHPPKAMDKPTTSGSLPSSNSSTSSSSGWQKAGVLQQQKTQGNTGWGCRQGPHPTKAMDKPTTSGSLPSSNSSTSSSSGWQKAGVLQQRTQGSQRLNSQQGSCHERVQDQSRNYPQQMVPIPISPQPTKLTTSGSLPSSNSSTSSSSGWQKAGVPQQRTQESQRWNGQQGSSHKRVQDQPRNYPQHPQGQQMQHPQRQQMQHPQGQQMQHPQRQQMQHPQGQQMQHPQRQQMQYPQGQQMQYPQGQQMQHPQGQQMQHPQGQQMQHPQGQQMQHPQGQQMQHPQGEQMQHPQGQQMQHPQGQQMQHPQGQQMQNPQRQQMQHPQGQQMQYPQGQQMQHPQGQQMQHPQGQQMQHPQGQQMQHPQGQQMQNPQGQQMQHSQRQQMQHRQGEQMQHPQEQQMQHPQGQQMLHPQGQQMQHPQGQQQQRPQVQQQRQQYDYQSNGPVPKNGSSALPLGPQDQKQQDTPKGLPQRVPIGPLPSQPAGIIKRGTIGKPGQVAVNYLDINMDKMPEIAFHYDVKIEPERPKKFWRRAFEQFRVNQLGGAIAAYDGRASCYSVDRLNTKSSNGEVTVIDIYGRSIRYTVEIKETNDLQVDLKSLRSYMSERIFDKPMRAMQCLEVVMAVPCHKKAIRSGRSFFKMSAPGQRRELEDGYEALVGLYQAFILGDRPFFNVDISHKSFPMEMSVLEYLERFALRQRINQSTDLGQLRGNIESFLKGLSVIYTPPKCFDSLPHCWKINGLSRDPASKQTFQLEGKVLTIADYFRSRNFKLQFPQLHCLHVGPPVKNIMVPIELCHIEGGQALNRKDGATQVSNMIKFAATSTNERKAKIMDLLKFFEHNLDPTISRFGIRIANDFITVHTRTLVPPQVEYQGKKCCSVRNGSWRMDNMRFLEPKAKAHKWAILYFDPPFGRKMPYNQVADFEQRMLAQSKTVNVSLDKKAEIWAYRDERKLDQCFLDLRGQCDLAFVIIPQHGVTYSTIKQKAELQHGILTQCIKQFTVERKLNPQTIGNILLKVNSKLNGINHKLKDDPRQPMLKNAMFLGADVSHPSPDQREIPSVVGVAASHDRFGGAYNMQYRLQRSTLEEIEDMEAITLEHLRVYQKYHNEYPDYIIYYRDGVSDGQFPKIKNEEIRGIKAACRQIGIRPQICCIIVVKRHHTRFFPMGQPSQYNKFNNVDPGTVVDRTIVHPNEVQFFMVSHQSIQGTAKPTRYNVIENTGKLDIDLLQQLTFNLCHMFPRCTRSVSYPAPAYLAHLVAARGRHYLSGTERFQDLKREYNKRKIVAEFMNTNPMFFV, translated from the exons ATGCCTCATTTCAGTATGTCTTTTAATAAAGTAGACTTGACTGGTGTTTCGGATAGCTGGCAGAAGGTGGCAGGCCAAAAGCCAAAGTCCAAAGGTCAGCAACACAAGGGCCAAGAAAATACAGGATGTGGCGATCAGCAGAAAGAAAACAATG ATGGATGGCAGAAGGTTGATGGCCAGCAGCAGAAGTTCGGAAGACAGCAACAGAAGACCCAAGAAAATACTGGGTGGGGCTGTCGGCAAGGTCCCCATCCTCCTAAGGCTATGGATAAGCCAACGACTTCAGGATCACTGCCGAGTTCGAACTCTTCAACCTCTTCATCCTCTGGGTGGCAGAAGGCAGGAGTGCTACAGCAACAGAAGACCCAAGGAAATACCGGGTGGGGCTGTCGGCAAGGTCCCCATCCTACTAAAGCTATGGATAAGCCAACAACTTCAGGATCACTGCCGAGTTCGAACTCTTCAACCTCTTCATCCTCTGGGTGGCAGAAGGCAGGAGTGCTACAGCAGAGGACCCAAGGATCTCAAAGATTGAACAGTCAGCAAGGCAGTTGCCACGAGCGTGTACAGGATCAATCGAGGAACTATCCTCAGCAGATGGTCCCCATCCCCATAAGTCCCCAACCTACTAAGCTAACAACTTCAGGATCACTGCCGAGTTCGAACTCTTCAACCTCTTCATCCTCTGGGTGGCAGAAGGCAGGAGTGCCACAGCAGAGGACCCAAGAATCCCAAAGATGGAATGGTCAGCAGGGCAGTAGCCACAAGCGTGTACAGGATCAACCGAGGAACTATCCTCAACATCCACAGGGACAGCAGATGCAACATCCACAGAGACAGCAGATGCAACATCCACAGGGACAGCAGATGCAACATCCACAGAGACAGCAGATGCAACATCCACAGGGACAGCAGATGCAACATCCACAGAGACAGCAGATGCAATATCCACAGGGACAGCAAATGCAATATCCACAGGGACAGCAGATGCAACATCCACAGGGACAGCAGATGCAACATCCACAGGGACAGCAGATGCAACATCCACAGGGACAGCAGATGCAACATCCACAGGGACAGCAGATGCAACATCCACAGGGAGAGCAGATGCAACATCCACAGGGACAGCAGATGCAACATCCACAGGGACAGCAGATGCAACATCCACAGGGACAGCAGATGCAAAATCCACAGAGACAGCAGATGCAACATCCACAGGGACAGCAGATGCAATATCCACAGGGACAGCAGATGCAACATCCACAGGGACAGCAGATGCAACATCCACAGGGACAGCAGATGCAACATCCACAGGGACAGCAGATGCAACATCCACAGGGACAGCAGATGCAAAATCCACAGGGACAGCAGATGCAACATTCACAGAGACAGCAGATGCAACATCGACAGGGAGAGCAGATGCAACATCCACAGGAACAGCAGATGCAACATCCACAGGGACAGCAGATGCTACATCCACAGGGACAGCAGATGCAACATCCAcagggacagcagcagcaacgtcCACAAGTACAGCAACAGAGGCAACAATATGACTACCAGTCCAATGGACCAGTTCCAAAGAATGGCTCTTCGGCACTTCCCCTTGGACCACAGGatcaaaaacaacaagatACACCGAAAGGACTACCTCAACGAGTTCCGATTGGCCCACTTCCATCGCAGCCTGCTGGCATTATAAAACGGGGCACGATCGGAAAACCCGGCCAGGTGGCTGTTAATTACCTGGACATAAACATGGATAAAATGCCAGAAATAGCCTTCCACTATGACGTCAAGATAGAACCAGAGCGGCCTAAGAAGTTCTGGAGACGGGCTTTTGAGCAGTTTCGCGTCAATCAATTGGGAGGAGCGATTGCTGCCTATGATGGCAGAGCCTCTTGCTACTCGGTGGACAGGCTAAACACCAAATCGAGCAATGGGGAAGTGACT GTCATAGATATTTATGGTCGTTCGATTCGATATACTGTGGAAATCAAGGAGACTAATGACCTTCAGGTTGATCTAAAGTCTTTAAGAAG CTACATGTCTGAGCGGATTTTCGACAAACCTATGCGGGCCATGCAGTGCCTGGAGGTAGTAATGGCTGTTCCTTGCCATAAGAAGGCCATTCGGTCTGGGCGCTCCTTCTTCAAGATGTCTGCGCCGGGTCAACGTCGGGAGCTGGAAGATGGCTATGAGGCTCTGGTCGGCCTCTATCAGGCCTTTATTCTGGGCGATCGACCCTTTTTTAATGTTGACATTTCGCACAAGTCCTTTCCGATGGAAATGTCGGTGCTTGAGTACCTGGAACGATTTGCGCTGAGGCAGAGAATCAATCAGAGCACCGATCTTGGCCAATTGCGTGGCAACATCGAGTCGTTCCTAAAAGGCCTCAGCGTGATTTATACGCCACCGAAATGTTTCGATTCGTTGCCCCATTGCTGGAAAATTAATGGACTTTCGCGGGACCCGGCCAGCAAGCAGACTTTTCAGCTGGAGGGCAAAGTGCTTACAATTGCAGACTATTTTAGGTCTCGCAACTTCAAGTTGCAGTTCCCCCAACTTCATTGCCTGCACGTTGGGCCTCCGGTGAAAAATATAATGGTGCCCATTGAGCTGTGCCACATCGAGGGAGGACAGGCCTTGAAT CGCAAGGATGGAGCCACTCAAGTGTCGAACATGATCAAATTTGCCGCCACCTCGACCAATGAGCGCAAGGCCAAGATCATGGACCTACTGAAGTTCTTTGAGCACAACTTGGACCCGACTATCAGCCGATTTGGCATTCGCATTGCCAACGATTTCATTACGGTACACACCCGCACTCTCGTGCCGCCGCAGGTGGAATACCAGGGCAAAAAGTGTTGCTCGGTTAGGAACGGATCATGGCGCATGGACAATATGCGCTTCCTAGAGCCCAAGGCGAAGGCGCACAAGTGGGCCATCTTGTACTTTGATCCGCCGTTCGGGCGTAAGATGCCGTACAATCAGGTGGCCGATTTTGAGCAGAGAATGCTGGCCCAAAGCAAGACCGTGAACGTGAGCTTGGACAAAAAGGCTGAAATATGGGCCTATAGAGACGAGCGTAAGCTAGACCAGTGCTTCCTAGATCTTCGGGGCCAATGCGATCTAGCCTTCGTGATCATACCACAGCACGGAGTCACGTACAGCACCATTAAGCAAAAGGCCGAACTGCAGCACGGCATTTTGACGCAGTGCATCAAGCAGTTCACCGTCGAGCGCAAGCTGAATCCTCAGACCATTGGCAACATCCtgctgaaggtcaattcaaaGCTGAATGGCATTAACCATAAGCTAAAGGACGATCCCCGCCAGCCGATGCTCAAGAACGCCATGTTCCTGGGCGCCGATGTTAGCCATCCGTCGCCCGATCAACGCGAGATCCCCAGCgtggtgggcgtggctgcttCGCACGATCGCTTTGGCGGTGCCTATAACATGCAGTATCGCCTGCAGCGCTCGACCCTGGAGGAGATTGAGGATATGGAAGCGATCACATTGGAACATCTGCGAGTGTACCAGAAGTATCATAATGAATATCCCGACTACATTATCTACTATCGCGATGGTGTGAGTGACGGCCAGTTTCCGAAAATCAAAAACGAGGAGATTAGAGGCATAAAAGCAGCCTGTCGACAG ATCGGCATTAGACCGCAGATTTGCTGCATAATAGTGGTGAAGCGTCACCATACTCGATTCTTTCCCATGGGCCAACCATCACAGTACAACAAGTTCAATAACGTGGACCCCGGAACAGTAGTGGACCGCACCATTGTCCATCCGAACGAAGTGCAGTTCTTTATGGTCAGCCACCAGTCCATCCAGGGCACTGCAAAGCCGACGCGCTATAATGTTATCGAGAACACGGGCAAACTGGACATCGACCTCTTGCAGCAGTTAACCTTCAACCTCTGCCACATGTTCCCGCGCTGCACTCGATCGGTTTCGTATCCAGCGCCGGCCTACCTTGCCCACCTGGTGGCTGCCCGAGGACGTCATTATCTTTCGGG CACTGAACGGTTTCAGGACTTGAAAAGGGAGTACAACAAGCGCAAGATTGTGGCGGAATTTATGAACACCAATCCGATGTTCTTTGTATAA
- the sff gene encoding serine/threonine-protein kinase BRSK1 isoform X2: protein MMEVVQTHVIPTATAVDPDVLNAICSLGCFKEKEKLIQELLSSSHNTEKVIYFLLLERKRRRPALEDDDEIAQKSRSELDAVDPPRKRLDTCRINGTNAPSYGQISEGSPLTPRRQAFNFRSYSSTRNHQRRSPTTVSSSVRSSSYHSPTRCNSPMSSAQQQANAISRPSSPAAGTRHSTYGDRDRSGHHSSVSRTPSHSSQKSIEGDVVVVREPRIERRDSLRQERSGGGGGVPGSPRDRGECGMPPGSPGGNSSGSQSASPSVHHRANSGPTIAIMFHDPESNSVVNPNGSPMMNNSSPGMPGSPCNTPGGQLWKTRLTNIKNSFLGSPRFHRRKMQVSADEVHLTPESSPELTKRSWFGNLITTEKDETFTILVKGKPIATVKAHLIHAFLSMAELSHSVVSPTSFRVEYKRNGNGPVMFQRHVKFQVDISAICKQGDIADMLFALTFTLLSGNIRRFRRICEHIQSQVCSKRFPGPSSPPTVTSVTQAVSESSSCGSVSSERLSYKRQVIESDMENDSIFSYKSGNGRRASTTNNNNANPVDIPGSPIAVRSNSETAEHERNRELQSERQATTMSGSAIA, encoded by the exons ATGATGGAGGTGGTGCAAACACATGTCATTCCCACAGCGACTGCGGTGGATCCGGATGTGCTCAACGCCATTTGCTCGCTGGGATGCTttaaggagaaggagaaacTCATCCAGGAGCTGCTTAGTTCAAG TCATAATACTGAAAAGGTTATATACTTCCTTTTGCTGGAGCGGAAGCGAAGAAGGCCGGCGCTGGAGGATGACGACGAGATTGCGCAGAAATCCCGCAGCGAACTGGACGCTGTGGATCCGCCGCGGAAGCGCCTGGACACCTGTCGCATCAATGGGACCAATGCACCCAGCTATGGACAGATCTCAGAGGGTTCACCGCTCACGCCCAGACGACAGGCCTTTAA CTTCCGCTCGTACAGCAGCACACGAAACCACCAACGGCGCTCGCCCACAACAGTGTCCTCGTCGGTGCGGAGCTCCTCATATCACAGTCCGACGCGCTGCAACTCCCCGATGAGCTCAGCCCAGCAGCAGGCGAATGCTATCTCTCGCCCATCCTCGCCGGCGGCGGGAACGCGACACTCCACGTACGGCGATCGCGATCGGAGCGGCCATCACTCGTCCGTCAGCAGGACGCCGTCGCATAGCTCCCAAAAGAGCATCGAGGGCGATGTAGTTGTGGTGCGGGAACCGCGAATCGAGCGACGTGATTCACTGCGTCAGGAGCGAagcggtggcggcggtggagtACCAGGATCGCCAAGGGATCGAGGAGAATGCGGCATGCCGCCAGGCAGTCCGGGCGGCAACTCAAGCGGATCCCAATCCGCCTCGCCGTCGGTGCACCATCGTGCCAACTCAGGTCCGACCATTGCCATTATGTTCCACGATCCAGAGTCGAATAGTG TTGTGAATCCCAATGGCTCGCCCATGATGAACAACAGCAGTCCGGGCATGCCCGGTTCACCTTGCAATACACCTGGCGGTCAGCTGTGGAAAACACGACTCACCAACATCAAGAACAGTTTCCTGGGTAGTCCGCGTTTCCATCGCAGAAAAATGCAGG TTTCTGCCGATGAGGTGCACTTAACGCCGGAGTCCTCCCCGGAGCTGACCAAGCGTTCCTGGTTTGGTAATCTCATAACAACCGAGAAGGATGAAACCTTTACGATTTtggtcaaggggaagcccattgCCACGGTCAAGGCGCATTTGATACACGCATTTTTATCC ATGGCTGAATTGTCGCATAGTGTGGTCTCGCCCACCTCGTTTCGGGTGGAGTACAAGAGGAATGGCAATGGACCCGTCATGTTCCAGCGCCATGTCAAATTCCAG GTTGACATCAGTGCCATTTGCAAACAGGGCGACATAGCAGATATGTTGTTTGCTTTGACATTTACGCTGCTATCAG GTAATATTCGGCGTTTCCGTCGCATTTGCGAGCACATCCAGTCACAGGTGTGCTCCAAGAGGTTCCCGGGTCCCAGCAGTCCGCCGACGGTCACCAGTGTCACTCAGGCCGTGTCCGAGAGCTCCTCCTGCGGATCAGTATCCAGCGAGAGGTTATCCTACAAGCGTCAGGTG ATTGAAAGCGACATGGAGAACGATTCCATATTCTCCTACAAGTCGGGCAACGGCCGCAGGGCATCGACCACGAACAATAATAATGCCAATCCCGTTGACATTCCCGGCAGTCCCATTGCAGTACGATCCAA CTCTGAGACCGCTGAACACGAACGCAACCGCGAACTGCAGAGTGAGCGTCAGGCGACAACGATGTCCGGTAGTGCAATCGCATGA